In a single window of the Daphnia carinata strain CSIRO-1 chromosome 4, CSIRO_AGI_Dcar_HiC_V3, whole genome shotgun sequence genome:
- the LOC130694877 gene encoding uncharacterized protein LOC130694877 isoform X1, translating into MSTDGSSKSQPATSSHFPKSMRSVESMQSGSSGSESNIQKHIFQNSGKIGASLTNHADHKPMYEVVMASQSNRLEGTTQLRAPGQHPEKPYGQRAKKSFPKPKFKAPMLQMLGKDPTNPEIEVVEYVVKGTCNQESKQDFTVPILKMEKNVGAMKEFNDEVLSQSLKKEECEEPKLSKPSPLPNRTEASYSQNSGQATIKNASPVMKSHPVADRPLSMEMINGEEMAVTSTTTSHIASSSPIDEEHKKSILASMKQAYTSELSQSDKALKSENEVNLDEPVGMPALTAIIPESKINNEGTSDIDTPKMPVLEMHAEDSFDEELNSLVKKSRFSSPDSKTDFGMDSQEDVFSEACSKPTGLTAVAAIPVDLSHQYAKPVHSNSKKQFSDLQDIHHPPTPAPTPQTDDLEAAMAALHGEPLDLDPIETVVAMTKIPVTNLVVTKVKRDKDLVDISAHSADSDYHPDSGNTEISSDDVVKSKRSPKPHKYHKMGPKSMVGTKLVNKPTKPSPMAKVTDEAHHETKAETKPAVETKQPTRLSREVEKLCADEMVNNILRSMEVQGSSRRRASQAVVTYKECQSNNPEKDIRFARRAKRIKEEGIFEKESTPPKKNRNKRTTSIASSVESVPQDRALQQWEALQNSNNEDRVVYVPRKLVNPADASKIVRRRTFSSGSSTDANQNGNRKVLHSQDDVQTATYALKKDHSYTTIKNEASEPVSSQRGTEDLASKLSASCQEIHIRCKEHLLYVTLCPRTSKLRNSLNSTILKELSMLLRKLKMEPQIHVVLFTSAGPDFCTGIDFPSLIHDNMASRLESSISMVNHIQEFITELANCDKILVGGVVGSAIGLGVTMLPYLDLVYACDKTTFYLPYVKLGQSSEGGLPLTFPSTSRNLLSLLVHEGRRLTATQAKTLGLVDDVFLPDSFQEEMIPRVVNLALLYSQNSLPIKRMSRAALRRDLPAVLKEESQLLRQSWISEDFQRRAKQLFDSGDLLSA; encoded by the exons ATGTCTACGGATGGAAGTTCGAA gtCACAGCCTGCTACATCTTCACATTTCCCTAAATCTATGAGAAGTGTAGAATCCATGCAAAGTGGCAGCAGTGGCAGTGAAAGCAATatacaaaaacacattttccaAAACAGTGGTAAAATTGGGGCTTCACTTACCAATCATGCTGACCACAAACCCATGTACGAAGTGGTAATGGCTAGCCAATCTAACCGTTTAGAAGGCACAACTCAGCTTCGGGCTCCAGGACAACATCCAGAGAAACCATATGGACAGAGAGCAAAAAAGTCCTTCccaaaaccaaaattcaaaGCACCAATGCTTCAAATGCTTGGCAAGGATCCCACTAATCCCGAAATTGAAGTGGTGGAATATGTTGTTAAGGGTACATGTAATCAGGAGTCTAAGCAAGATTTTACAGTTCCAATTCTCAAGATGGAGAAAAATGTTGGTGCAATGAAAGAATTCAACGATGAAGTTTTATCTCAATCACTGAAGAAAGAA GAATGTGAAGAACCAAAATTGAGCAAACCATCACCATTACCTAATAGAACTGAAGCTTCATATTCACAAAATTCTGGGCAAGCAACAATCAAGAATGCATCTCCTGTTATGAAATCTCATCCAGTGGCTGATA GACCATTGAGCATGGAGATGATCAATGGTGAAGAAATGGCTGTGACGTCTACCACCACTTCACACATTGCAAGTAGTTCACCAATAGATGAAGAACATAAAAAATCTATCTTGGCATCAATGAAGCAGGCTTACACATCAGAGTTAAGCCAGTCTGATAAAGCtttaaaaagtgaaaatgaagTTAATTTAGATGAACCTGTTGGAATGCCAGCTTTGACGGCCATTATCCCAGAGAGCAAGATAAATAACGAAGGAACATCAGATATCGATACCCCTAAGATGCCCGTGTTAGAAATGCATGCCGAAGATTCGTTCGATGAAGAGTTAAATAGCTTGGTAAAGAAATCCCGGTTCAGTTCGCCAGATTCGAAGACGGATTTTGGGATGGATAGTCAAGAAGATGTATTTTCGGAAGCGTGCTCCAAACCAACAGGACTAACAGCAGTGGCAGCCATTCCTGTTGATCTTAGCCATCAGTACGCGAAACCAGTGCATAGTAATAGCAAGAAACAGTTTAGTGATCTGCAAGACATTCATCACCCGCCTACTCCCGCACCTACCCCCCAAACTGACGATCTCGAGGCTGCAATGGCTGCGCTTCATGGTGAACCATTGGATCTTGACCCAATTGAAACGGTAGTAGCTATGACGAAGATACCTGTAACAAATTTAGTCGTTACAAAAGTAAAACGAGATAAGGATTTGGTCGATATCAGTGCACACTCTGCAGATTCAGATTATCACCCGGATTCAGGCAATACAGAGATATCAAGTGACGATGTGGTGAAAAGCAAACGGTCTCCAAAGCCGCACAAATACCACAAAATGGGCCCCAAAAGTATGGTAGGTACAAAACTTGTGAATAAACCAACCAAACCAAGCCCAATGGCCAAAGTGACTGATGAAGCCCATCATGAAACCAAAGCTGAAACAAAACCGGCCGTTGAAACCAAACAACCTACTAGACTATCGAGAGAGGTCGAAAAGCTCTGTGCAGATGAGATGGTCAACAATATATTACGCAGCATGGAAGTACAAGGATCAAGCAGAAGACGAGCCTCTCAGGCGGTAGTCACGTACAAAGAATGTCAGTCGAATAATCCCGAAAAAGATATACGTTTTGCTCGGCGTGCTAAACGCATCAAAGAggaaggaatttttgaaaaagagtcTACACCtccaaagaaaaataggaataAACGAACTACCTCAATCGCCTCCTCAGTTGAATCAGTCCCACAGGATCGAGCATTGCAACAGTGGGAAGCTCTTCAG aactCCAATAATGAAGACAGAGTGGTATACGTTCCTCGTAAGTTGGTCAATCCCGCAGATGCTTCGAAAATTGTTCGCCGTCGGACTTTCTCCTCAGGTTCAAGCACAGACGCTAATCAGAACGGCAACCGAAAGGTTTTACATTCTCAAGACG ATGTGCAAACTGCCACTTACGCGTTAAAAAAAGATCATAGTTATACGACAATTAAAAATGAGGCGTCAGAACCAGTATCTTCTCAGCGTGGCACCG AAGATTTGGCGTCTAAACTAAGCGCTAGTTGTCAGGAAATTCATATTCGTTGCAAAGAACATCTTTTGTATGTCACACTCTGCCCCAGGACGTCTAAGTTACGGAATAGCCTCAATTCCACG ATCCTAAAAGAGCTTTCAATGTTACTGCGAAAGCTAAAAATGGAGCCACAGATTCATGTAGTGCTGTTCACCTCAGCAGGACCTGATTTTTGCACGGGAATCGACTTTCCTTCACTTATTCACGATAATATGGCTTCGAGATTGGAATCGTCCATTTCCATGGTGAACCACATCCA AGAGTTTATCACAGAATTGGCCAACTGCGATAAAATACTTGTGGGCGGCGTAGTTGGATCCGCCATCGGTTTGGGGGTTACCATGTTACCGTACCTGGATCTCGTCTACGCCTGCGACAAAACCACGTTTTACTTGCCGTACGTAAAACTGGGCCAAAGTAGTGAGGGTGGACTACCTCTAACTTTTCCATCAACATCAAGGAAtttg TTGAGCTTGCTGGTACACGAAGGACGACGTCTCACGGCCACGCAAGCAAAAACATTAGGCTTGGTAGATGACGTTTTTCTGCCGGATAGTTTCCAAGAAGAAATGATTCCGCGCGTCGTTAATTTGGCACTTCTTTATTCGCAG
- the LOC130694877 gene encoding uncharacterized protein LOC130694877 isoform X2 gives MSTDGSSKSQPATSSHFPKSMRSVESMQSGSSGSESNIQKHIFQNSGKIGASLTNHADHKPMYEVVMASQSNRLEGTTQLRAPGQHPEKPYGQRAKKSFPKPKFKAPMLQMLGKDPTNPEIEVVEYVVKGTCNQESKQDFTVPILKMEKNVGAMKEFNDEVLSQSLKKEECEEPKLSKPSPLPNRTEASYSQNSGQATIKNASPVMKSHPVADRPLSMEMINGEEMAVTSTTTSHIASSSPIDEEHKKSILASMKQAYTSELSQSDKALKSENEVNLDEPVGMPALTAIIPESKINNEGTSDIDTPKMPVLEMHAEDSFDEELNSLVKKSRFSSPDSKTDFGMDSQEDVFSEACSKPTGLTAVAAIPVDLSHQYAKPVHSNSKKQFSDLQDIHHPPTPAPTPQTDDLEAAMAALHGEPLDLDPIETVVAMTKIPVTNLVVTKVKRDKDLVDISAHSADSDYHPDSGNTEISSDDVVKSKRSPKPHKYHKMGPKSMVGTKLVNKPTKPSPMAKVTDEAHHETKAETKPAVETKQPTRLSREVEKLCADEMVNNILRSMEVQGSSRRRASQAVVTYKECQSNNPEKDIRFARRAKRIKEEGIFEKESTPPKKNRNKRTTSIASSVESVPQDRALQQWEALQNSNNEDRVVYVPRKLVNPADASKIVRRRTFSSGSSTDANQNGNRKVLHSQDDVQTATYALKKDHSYTTIKNEASEPVSSQRGTDLASKLSASCQEIHIRCKEHLLYVTLCPRTSKLRNSLNSTILKELSMLLRKLKMEPQIHVVLFTSAGPDFCTGIDFPSLIHDNMASRLESSISMVNHIQEFITELANCDKILVGGVVGSAIGLGVTMLPYLDLVYACDKTTFYLPYVKLGQSSEGGLPLTFPSTSRNLLSLLVHEGRRLTATQAKTLGLVDDVFLPDSFQEEMIPRVVNLALLYSQNSLPIKRMSRAALRRDLPAVLKEESQLLRQSWISEDFQRRAKQLFDSGDLLSA, from the exons ATGTCTACGGATGGAAGTTCGAA gtCACAGCCTGCTACATCTTCACATTTCCCTAAATCTATGAGAAGTGTAGAATCCATGCAAAGTGGCAGCAGTGGCAGTGAAAGCAATatacaaaaacacattttccaAAACAGTGGTAAAATTGGGGCTTCACTTACCAATCATGCTGACCACAAACCCATGTACGAAGTGGTAATGGCTAGCCAATCTAACCGTTTAGAAGGCACAACTCAGCTTCGGGCTCCAGGACAACATCCAGAGAAACCATATGGACAGAGAGCAAAAAAGTCCTTCccaaaaccaaaattcaaaGCACCAATGCTTCAAATGCTTGGCAAGGATCCCACTAATCCCGAAATTGAAGTGGTGGAATATGTTGTTAAGGGTACATGTAATCAGGAGTCTAAGCAAGATTTTACAGTTCCAATTCTCAAGATGGAGAAAAATGTTGGTGCAATGAAAGAATTCAACGATGAAGTTTTATCTCAATCACTGAAGAAAGAA GAATGTGAAGAACCAAAATTGAGCAAACCATCACCATTACCTAATAGAACTGAAGCTTCATATTCACAAAATTCTGGGCAAGCAACAATCAAGAATGCATCTCCTGTTATGAAATCTCATCCAGTGGCTGATA GACCATTGAGCATGGAGATGATCAATGGTGAAGAAATGGCTGTGACGTCTACCACCACTTCACACATTGCAAGTAGTTCACCAATAGATGAAGAACATAAAAAATCTATCTTGGCATCAATGAAGCAGGCTTACACATCAGAGTTAAGCCAGTCTGATAAAGCtttaaaaagtgaaaatgaagTTAATTTAGATGAACCTGTTGGAATGCCAGCTTTGACGGCCATTATCCCAGAGAGCAAGATAAATAACGAAGGAACATCAGATATCGATACCCCTAAGATGCCCGTGTTAGAAATGCATGCCGAAGATTCGTTCGATGAAGAGTTAAATAGCTTGGTAAAGAAATCCCGGTTCAGTTCGCCAGATTCGAAGACGGATTTTGGGATGGATAGTCAAGAAGATGTATTTTCGGAAGCGTGCTCCAAACCAACAGGACTAACAGCAGTGGCAGCCATTCCTGTTGATCTTAGCCATCAGTACGCGAAACCAGTGCATAGTAATAGCAAGAAACAGTTTAGTGATCTGCAAGACATTCATCACCCGCCTACTCCCGCACCTACCCCCCAAACTGACGATCTCGAGGCTGCAATGGCTGCGCTTCATGGTGAACCATTGGATCTTGACCCAATTGAAACGGTAGTAGCTATGACGAAGATACCTGTAACAAATTTAGTCGTTACAAAAGTAAAACGAGATAAGGATTTGGTCGATATCAGTGCACACTCTGCAGATTCAGATTATCACCCGGATTCAGGCAATACAGAGATATCAAGTGACGATGTGGTGAAAAGCAAACGGTCTCCAAAGCCGCACAAATACCACAAAATGGGCCCCAAAAGTATGGTAGGTACAAAACTTGTGAATAAACCAACCAAACCAAGCCCAATGGCCAAAGTGACTGATGAAGCCCATCATGAAACCAAAGCTGAAACAAAACCGGCCGTTGAAACCAAACAACCTACTAGACTATCGAGAGAGGTCGAAAAGCTCTGTGCAGATGAGATGGTCAACAATATATTACGCAGCATGGAAGTACAAGGATCAAGCAGAAGACGAGCCTCTCAGGCGGTAGTCACGTACAAAGAATGTCAGTCGAATAATCCCGAAAAAGATATACGTTTTGCTCGGCGTGCTAAACGCATCAAAGAggaaggaatttttgaaaaagagtcTACACCtccaaagaaaaataggaataAACGAACTACCTCAATCGCCTCCTCAGTTGAATCAGTCCCACAGGATCGAGCATTGCAACAGTGGGAAGCTCTTCAG aactCCAATAATGAAGACAGAGTGGTATACGTTCCTCGTAAGTTGGTCAATCCCGCAGATGCTTCGAAAATTGTTCGCCGTCGGACTTTCTCCTCAGGTTCAAGCACAGACGCTAATCAGAACGGCAACCGAAAGGTTTTACATTCTCAAGACG ATGTGCAAACTGCCACTTACGCGTTAAAAAAAGATCATAGTTATACGACAATTAAAAATGAGGCGTCAGAACCAGTATCTTCTCAGCGTGGCACCG ATTTGGCGTCTAAACTAAGCGCTAGTTGTCAGGAAATTCATATTCGTTGCAAAGAACATCTTTTGTATGTCACACTCTGCCCCAGGACGTCTAAGTTACGGAATAGCCTCAATTCCACG ATCCTAAAAGAGCTTTCAATGTTACTGCGAAAGCTAAAAATGGAGCCACAGATTCATGTAGTGCTGTTCACCTCAGCAGGACCTGATTTTTGCACGGGAATCGACTTTCCTTCACTTATTCACGATAATATGGCTTCGAGATTGGAATCGTCCATTTCCATGGTGAACCACATCCA AGAGTTTATCACAGAATTGGCCAACTGCGATAAAATACTTGTGGGCGGCGTAGTTGGATCCGCCATCGGTTTGGGGGTTACCATGTTACCGTACCTGGATCTCGTCTACGCCTGCGACAAAACCACGTTTTACTTGCCGTACGTAAAACTGGGCCAAAGTAGTGAGGGTGGACTACCTCTAACTTTTCCATCAACATCAAGGAAtttg TTGAGCTTGCTGGTACACGAAGGACGACGTCTCACGGCCACGCAAGCAAAAACATTAGGCTTGGTAGATGACGTTTTTCTGCCGGATAGTTTCCAAGAAGAAATGATTCCGCGCGTCGTTAATTTGGCACTTCTTTATTCGCAG